TGTCGACTGAAAAAGTGACTCCCCACATCAAGCTGGCTCTCATTCCATTAAAACCTTTCAATCTCATCCCGAATTGAATAATTTCTTACAATGAGTGATTTATACGAGATGACAGCAGATGACCTTGCCAATTTCTTTGCCATGTTACCTGGCTGGGAAGAAAAATTCAGGTACATCATTGATTTAGGAAAAAAGCTTCCCCCATACCCTGAAGAATATAAAAAAGATGAATTCCGGATTTTTGGCTGTCAGAGTCTGGTCTGGCTGAAATCGGATTATAAGGACGGCCGTATTCATTTTGTTGCTGATGCTGATGCAGCTATTGTCCGCGGACTGATTGCCATTCTTATGGTCATCTACAATGATAAAACACCAGAGGATATACTCGGTTTTGATATCCATGCATGGCTTGAATCGGTGGGACTCAGTGCTCAATTGACTCCTACGCGGAGTAACGGTCTTCATGCCATGATCAAAAGACTGTACACTTTTGCTGAAAATGCACAAGAAAAACATTAGTCAGGGATGAAACGTGTGTAGTTATCAAAAATCCTTTATGACCGATCATATAAGTTCTGATTGTGATCATCCGTGCCATGTTAACCTGAAACACATTAAAGTCTTTGTATGAATCCTGATACACACAATGGCTATATTATCATTCCGGCTTATAATGCGGA
This window of the Candidatus Neomarinimicrobiota bacterium genome carries:
- the csdE gene encoding cysteine desulfurase sulfur acceptor subunit CsdE — translated: MTADDLANFFAMLPGWEEKFRYIIDLGKKLPPYPEEYKKDEFRIFGCQSLVWLKSDYKDGRIHFVADADAAIVRGLIAILMVIYNDKTPEDILGFDIHAWLESVGLSAQLTPTRSNGLHAMIKRLYTFAENAQEKH